The Georgenia faecalis genome includes a window with the following:
- a CDS encoding ATP-binding protein: protein MADQPERPQLRLLDGGRSATDPPVALDHLELPTERSAPRTARRWAALVAARHGITGFENQTVELLTGELVGLAVLNSAPGTAVRLEVLTTAGVVEVSAHHAPGDAHDPPSPLEAEEWGTALLRALSTDCGIEESDGGCRTSWFQLAVPG, encoded by the coding sequence GTGGCCGATCAACCTGAGCGTCCGCAGCTCCGCCTCCTCGACGGGGGGCGCAGCGCGACCGACCCGCCCGTGGCACTGGACCACCTGGAGCTCCCGACGGAGCGATCCGCCCCCCGCACAGCGCGGCGTTGGGCGGCGCTCGTGGCCGCCCGGCACGGCATCACGGGGTTCGAGAACCAGACCGTCGAGCTGCTCACCGGCGAGCTCGTCGGCCTCGCCGTCCTCAACAGCGCCCCCGGCACCGCGGTCCGGCTCGAGGTGCTCACGACGGCCGGCGTCGTCGAGGTGAGCGCCCATCACGCGCCCGGTGACGCGCACGACCCGCCGTCGCCCCTGGAGGCCGAGGAGTGGGGAACGGCGCTCCTGCGTGCCCTCTCGACGGACTGCGGCATCGAGGAGTCCGACGGCGGCTGCCGCACCTCGTGGTTCCAGCTCGCGGTCCCGGGCTAG